In Leptospira congkakensis, the DNA window CTTTACCTTCTTTGTCTAGATAACGGAACTCGCCGTTTTTATAAGCATCACTTAGTTGGGCTTTGAATTTTCTTGCAGTTTCTCCCCAACTTGTCAAAAGCACAATATTGGCACCGGCAAGGATTGTGAGAACACCTGGTTTGTCTTTTTCGTAATTTTTGGATATGGCATGCATCTCCATTGCATCCGTGATGATGATTCCATCAAAGTTTAGGTTTTTTCGGAGAACATCTGTTAGTATGATTTTGGATAAAGTGGCAGGGTAATCTGGATCAATTTTTGGATATACGATATGAGCAGACATCACTGCCTCGGCTCCACCTGCGATGGAACGTTTGAAAGGAATGAGTTCCAGAGTTTCTAACTCTTCTAAACTTTTATTGATGATAGGAAGTCCTAAGTGGCTATCGACTGTGGTGTCACCATGACCTGGGAAATGTTTGATCACAGGCAAACATCCACCAGCGCGCGCCCCTCTTTCATAGGCTACGGCCACATCGGAAACACGTTTGGAATCAGAACCAAACGAACGTGTGTTGATGACAGGGTTTAATGGATTGTTATTGATATCAAGGACAGGCGCAAAAAGAAAATTGAGTCCGAGGTTACGAAGTTCATAGGAAGTTACAAAACCAACCACTTCTCCCCATTCCGTATTTCCTGTTTGGCCGACGGCCATTGCTCCTGGGTAAGGTGTGATTCCGTCTTGGACTCGGAACACTCGCCCTCCCTCTTGGTCTGTGGAGATTAGAAAAGGAGCGAGGCCCTTATCTTTGGCTGCGGCTTGCAATCCGTTTGTGAGAGAGAGGATTTCTTCTTTTTTACCGAGGTTCTTTCCAAAGAGAATGATCCCTCCGGGTTTTGTGGCTGCAATTTCTTCCAAAGCAATTGGATCCACCGTCTTTTGTGGGATGGCAATGTGGATGGTTTGGCCAACGAGTTCTTCTTCAGACATTGCTTCGGTGATGGCCCAAGCCTTTTCTTCCAACCAAGTTTTTCTTTCGTTAGCGGCAAGTTCGGTGAGATAAAATCCAAAACAATAGGATGTACCAAAAAATCCAAACACTAGGAAGAGGGAAAAAGATGTGCGAAGTAGAACTTTGTTCATAAGCTATGATGGTACGATCTACACACGGCTTTTCCGAGACAACCACGAAAAATATCTGCATTCTATGGGAATCCATCGTCTGAGTTATTTTGTGGATGGAACTGACGGCGGCTTTACGATGGCCGCCAAGTTACTTAAGGATTTCAGAAGCATCATTGATATTATTTCTGTCGATGATAAGATTTATTGATTTAGCATTGAACTCTTCAATGAAAGATTTTGAAGACTCGGTTCAATTTTTTGCTGCTAAATCAAAGAAAGTAAAATACATCATCACGCGAAATAAAAAAGATT includes these proteins:
- a CDS encoding glycoside hydrolase family 3 protein, which translates into the protein MNKVLLRTSFSLFLVFGFFGTSYCFGFYLTELAANERKTWLEEKAWAITEAMSEEELVGQTIHIAIPQKTVDPIALEEIAATKPGGIILFGKNLGKKEEILSLTNGLQAAAKDKGLAPFLISTDQEGGRVFRVQDGITPYPGAMAVGQTGNTEWGEVVGFVTSYELRNLGLNFLFAPVLDINNNPLNPVINTRSFGSDSKRVSDVAVAYERGARAGGCLPVIKHFPGHGDTTVDSHLGLPIINKSLEELETLELIPFKRSIAGGAEAVMSAHIVYPKIDPDYPATLSKIILTDVLRKNLNFDGIIITDAMEMHAISKNYEKDKPGVLTILAGANIVLLTSWGETARKFKAQLSDAYKNGEFRYLDKEGKEHDKLKEAVQKQIRKKLELGLYDENSILPKVYEENQKQKEFLTNWNQERKQRYAKLTASNNFVKEINEDSIRAYPNSFQTSGISPTETLSFVKNNRLKETLKTKKINSFAFKSFQAQIKDKTITTYLFDSTSENEILSVAALAKKYPNKRFIILHGGTPFIKLPELQNLQYLLSFSLTQGSWEAFGEKLTSGKEIPKVDLILLPKGSKTPSKGAFPERL